A region of Necator americanus strain Aroian chromosome I, whole genome shotgun sequence DNA encodes the following proteins:
- a CDS encoding hypothetical protein (NECATOR_CHRI.G3036.T1): MKLKAEELRLKEQLYSRDITERIGQISLHGVFNRNSPMVQGLQGSGLGNSTLFPYPEHQVRSGCPKRHEGMRCRGGCKLRHVLVAFVRLQRAVRGSAACRLWRRSSVCRAACTIAFHASRNSRGKPSVDVDSKKFPSKLRNSHWW, translated from the coding sequence ATGAAACTAAAAGCCGAAGAGCTGAGACTCAAGGAACAACTTTACAGCAGAGACATCACTGAAAGAATTGGACAGATTTCGCTTCACGGAGTGTTCAACCGAAACAGTCCGATGGTGCAAGGCCTGCAAGGCTCTGGGTTGGGAAACAGTACCCTGTTTCCTTACCCAGAGCATCAAGTTCGCAGCGGGTGTCCGAAGCGACATGAGGGCATGCGTTGTCGAGGAGGATGTAAACTTCGGCACGTTTTGGTTGCTTTTGTCAGGTTGCAGCGGGCAGTTCGTGGATCTGCCGCATGTAGACTTTGGCGTCGATCGTCTGTGTGTCGTGCAGCTTGCACCATAGCATTCCACGCGAGTAGAAACAGCAGAGGAAAACCTTCCGTCGATGTTGATTCGAAGAAGTTTCCGTCAAAGCTGCGGAACAGTCATTGGTGGTAG
- a CDS encoding hypothetical protein (NECATOR_CHRI.G3037.T1): MLRVKSEGSENFTNTRHQIRGHPKESGKNAQEPGQQYLRHRETVTEDDAPGKSHGEPTKENGRVEIPANKATDQEKEIDDDEYSVLLYAEPVPEDRESTNSETQRQRNRKPAVEERVQLRRKQKK; the protein is encoded by the exons ATGCTTCGAGTCAAGTCGGAAGGGTCTGAAAATTTCACCAATACCCGACATCAAATCCGAGGACATCCGAAGGAAAGTGGAAAGAACGCTCAAGAACCTGGACAACAATATCTCAGACATAGA GAGACCGTCACCGAAGACGACGCTCCTGGTAAAAGTCACGGAGAACCGACGAAAGAAAACGGGAGGGTGGAGATCCCGGCAAACAAAGCGACAGATCAGGAGAAAGAAATCGATGATGATGAATACTCAGTCCTACTCTACGCCGAACCTGTACCAGAAGATCGAGAATCTACAAATTCGGAAACCCAAAGACAGCGGAACCGAAAACCAGCAGTGGAGGAAAGAGTGCAGCTGAGGAGGAAACAAAAGAAGTAA